Genomic DNA from Veillonella criceti:
GGGGATAACAACGGGAAACCGTTGCTAATACCGCGTACGAATGGACTTCGGCATCGAAGTTCATTGAAAGGTGGCCTCTATTTATAAGCTATCGCTGAAGGAGGGGGTTGCGTCTGATTAGCTAGTTGGAGGGGTAATGGCCCACCAAGGCAATGATCAGTAGCCGGTCTGAGAGGATGAACGGCCACATTGGGACTGAGACACGGCCCAAACTCCTACGGGAGGCAGCAGTGGGGAATCTTCCGCAATGGACGAAAGTCTGACGGAGCAACGCCGCGTGAGTGATGACGGCCTTCGGGTTGTAAAGCTCTGTTAATCGGGACGAATGGTCTTTGTGCGAATAGTGCAGAGATTTGACGGTACCGGAATAGAAAGCCACGGCTAACTACGTGCCAGCAGCCGCGGTAATACGTAGGTGGCAAGCGTTGTCCGGAATTATTGGGCGTAAAGCGCGCGCAGGCGGTTTCGTAAGTCTGTCTTAAAAGTGCGAGGCTCAACCTCGTGAGGGGATGGAAACTATGAAACTAGAGTATCGGAGAGGAAAGCGGAATTCCTAGTGTAGCGGTGAAATGCGTAGATATTAGGAAGAACACCAGTGGCGAAGGCGGCTTTCTGGACGACAACTGACGCTGAGGCGCGAAAGCCAGGGGAGCGAACGGGATTAGATACCCCGGTAGTCCTGGCCGTAAACGATGGGTACTAGGTGTAGGAGGTATCGACCCCTTCTGTGCCGGAGTTAACGCAATAAGTACCCCGCCTGGGGAGTACGGTCGCAAGGCTGAAACTCAAAGGAATTGACGGGGGCCCGCACAAGCGGTGGAGTATGTGGTTTAATTCGACGCAACGCGAAGAACCTTACCAGGTCTTGACATTGATGGACGAAACAAGAGATTGTTTTTCTCCTTCGGGAGCCAGAAAACAGGTGGTGCACGGCTGTCGTCAGCTCGTGTCGTGAGATGTTGGGTTAAGTCCCGCAACGAGCGCAACCCCTATCTTATGTTGCCAGCACTTCGGGTGGGAACTCATGAGAGACTGCCGCAGACAATGCGGAGGAAGGCGGGGATGACGTCAAGTCATCATGCCCCTTATGACCTGGGCTACACACGTACTACAATGGGCTTTAATAGAGGGACGCGAAGCCGCGAGGTGGAGCAAACCCCAGAAACAAGCTCTCAGTTCGGATCGTAGGCTGCAACTCGCCTACGTGAAGTCGGAATCGCTAGTAATCGCAGGTCAGCATACTGCGGTGAATACGTTCCCGGGCCTTGTACACACCGCCCGTCACACCACGAAAGTCGGAAGTACCCAAAGCCGGTGGGGTAACCTTCGGGAGCCAGCCGTCTAAGGTAAAGTCGATGATTGGGGTGAAGTCGTAACAAGGTAGCCGTATCGGAAGGTGCGGCTGGATCACCTCCTTTCTAGGGAGACATACACGAAAGCAAGACTTTCGATGTCACTTAGGTCGACACTTTGGCGCTTAAACTAAGGTTTAAGAGACTTTACATTGTTTGGTTTTGAGAGATTTGCAAAAACTCTCAAAAGAATGGGCCTATAGCTCAGCTGGTTAGAGCGCACGCCTGATAAGCGTGAGGTCAGTGGTTCAAGTCCACTTAGGCCCACCATTCTTAAATTATATACATGGGGGCGTAGCTCAGCTGGGAGAGCACCTGCCTTGCAAGCAGGGGGTCAGGAGTTCGATTCTCCTCGTCTCCACCATTCATTTATTACTGAGTATCAGTAGTAAATGACTTGTTCTTTGAAAACTGCATAGAAGATAGATAATATGTAAGGTAAGCCTCTTGGAGGAATCCAAGGGTTTAACCAAGCACATTAGGAAATAATTCTCTGATTTATAGAAGTAGGTTAAGCTACAGGCAAGACGAAAGTCTTAAAAATCTAAGTAAAGATTTTAAGGGCGTACGGTGGATGCCTTGGCTATACTGGCCGATGAAGGACGCGGTAAGCTGCGAAAAGCTACGGAGAGGTGCAAGCAACCTTTGACCCGTAGGTCTCCGAATGGGGGAACCCGGCGGAAGTTATGTTCCGTCACCCATACCTTAGAGTATGAGGAGGGCACCTGGGGAACTGAAACATCTAAGTACCCAGAGGAAGAGTAATCAAACGAGATTCTCCTAGTAGCGGCGAGCGAACGGGGAAGAGCCCAAACCGGATCGGGAAACCGAACCGGGGTTGAGGACTGTCATCAAGTGTAAATGGGATAGAAGAATAGCGTTGGAACGCGCAGCCGTAGAAGGTGAAAGCCCTGTAATCGAAATCCTGCATGCATGGGACAGTATCCAGAGTACCACGAGACACGTGAAACCTTGTGGGAAGCAGGGGGGACCACCCTCCAAGGCAAAATACCAGTATGGACCGATAGCGCATAGTACCGTGAGGGAAAGGTGAAAAGCACCCCGGGAGGGGAGTGAAAGAGAACCTGAAACCGTATGTCTACAAACAGTCGAAGCGCGTATAATTGCAGCGCGACGGCGTGCCTATTGAAGAATGAACCGGCGAGTTACTGTTACTAGCGAGGTTAAGTGGAAAACATGGAGCCGAAGCGAAAGCGAGTCTGAATAGGGCGATTAGTTAGTGATAGTAGACCCGAAACCGTAGTGATCTATCCATGGCCAGGTTGAAGCACAGGTAAAATTGTGTGGAGGACCGAACTCGTGAGCGTTGAAAAGCTTTGGGATGAGTTGTGGATAGGGGTGAAATGCCAATCGAACACGGAGATAGCTGGTTCTCCCCGAAATAGCTTTAGGGCTAGCCTCATGGAGAGAGTATAGGCGGTAGAGCACTGATCGGGCTAGGGCCCATACCGGGTACCGAACCTAGTCAAACTACGAATGGCTATACTTATACATGGGAGTCAGACTATGAGTGATAAGGCCCATAGTCAAGAGGGAAACAGCCCAGACCACCGACTAAGGTCCCTAATGCTGTACTAAGTGGCGAAGGATGTGGAATTTCTAAAACAACCAGGATGTTGGCTTAGAAGCAGCCACCATTTAAAGAGTGCGTAATAGCTCACTGGTCGAGAGACTCTGCGCCGAAAATGTCCGGGGCTAAAGTACAGAACCGAAGTCGTGGCAAATGCAGTAATGCATTTGGGTAGGGGAGCGTTCTTATTGGATTGAAGCAGTACCGGAAGGAGCTGTGGACTGGTAAGAAGTGAGAATGCCGGTATGAGTAGCGAAAAGAAAGGTGAGAATCCTTTCCACCGAAAGCCTAAGGGTTCCTGAGCAACGATCGTCGACTCAGGGTAAGTCGGGACCTAAGCCGAGGCGGAAAAGCGTAGGCGATGGACAACAGGTTGAAATTCCTGTACTAGTATGAATTGTTTGATCGATGGAGTGACGCAGAAAGATAGGTCAGCACGAGGATGGAAAATCGTGTTTAAGCGTGTAGGTGAAGTGGCAGGCAAATCCACCACTTTAAAAGCTGAGGCGTGATGAGGAGTTACTAGAGATAGTGACGAACTGATTGATTCTACACTGCCGAGAAAAGCTTCTAGGTAGAGACATACTACCCGTACCGAAACCGACACAGGTGGGCGGGGAGAGAATCCTAAGGTGCGCGGGAAAACCCTCGTTAAGGAACTCGGCAAAATGCCTCCGTAACTTCGGGAAAAGGAGGACTCATGTAGTGTGAAGAGCAGAAACGCTTGGAGCATGAATGAGTGGCACAAGAGAGGCGCAAGCGACTGTTTACCACAAACACAGGTGCCTGCTAAAGCGAAAGCTGATGTATAGGTGCTGACACCTGCCCGGTGCTGGAAGGTTAAGAGGAGGGGTTAGGAGAAATCCGAAGCTCTGAATTGAAGCCCCAGTAAACGGCGGCCGTAACTATAACGGTCCTAAGGTAGCGAAATTCCTTGTCGGGTAAGTTCCGACCCGCACGAAAGGTGTAACGACTTGCGCACTGTCTCAACGAGGGACCCGGTGAAATTGAAGTACCTGTGAAGATGCAGGTTACCCGCGACTGGACAGAAAGACCCCATGGAGCTTTACTGCAACCTAAGATTGAATTTAGTTATTGAATGTACAGGATAGGTGGGAGACGTAGAAACTAGGGCGCCAGTCTTAGTGGAGTCGATGTTGGGATACCACCCTTTCACTAATTGAATTCTAACGGGAAGAGTAACGACCTTCCGGACAGTCTTAGGCGGGCAGTTTGACTGGGGCGGTCGCCTCCGAAAACGTAACGGAGGCGCCCAAAGGTTCCCTCAGAGCGGACGGAAATCGCTCGAAGAGTGTAAAGGCAGAAGGGAGCTTGACTGCGAGACGGACAGGTCGAGCAGGGACGAAAGTCGGGCTTAGTGATCCGGTGGTGCCGAGTGGAAGGGCCATCGCTCAACGGATAAAAGCTACCCTGGGGATAACAGGCTAATCTCTCCCAAGAGTCCATATCGACGGGGAGGTTTGGCACCTCGATGTCGGCTCATCACATCCTGGGGCTGAAGTAGGTCCCAAGGGTTCGGCTGTTCGCCGATTAAAGTGGTACGTGAGCTGGGTTCAGAACGTCGTGAGACAGTTCGGTCCCTATCCATCGCGGGCGGAAGAAACTTGAAGGGGGCTGCTCCTAGTACGAGAGGACCGGAGTGGACGAACCGCTGGTGTACCAATTATCCTGCCAAGGGTACAGTTGGGTAGCTACGTTCGGGACGGATAAACGCTGAAAGCATCTAAGCGTGAAACCAGCCTTGAGATGAGGTTTCTCATAGCGTAAGCTAGTAAGATCCCATGTAGACGACATGGTTGATAGGCCAGGTGTGGAAGAGCTGTGAGGCTTGGAGCTGACTGGTACTAATAGATCGAGGGCTTTACTTAAAATAGTGAACCAAATTTACAGAATTGTAAATGGAAGTTACTACTTTGTAGCGAATATAGCAAACTTCAATAAATAGAAATTATCTAATGTGTAACTTACAAACATCTACACTTCTATGTGGTTTTCAGAGTACAAGCTCTGACAGATTCAGTGGCGATAGCTACGAGGGTCCACCTGTTCCCATCTCGAACACAGTAGTTAAGCTCGTAAACGCCGAAAGTACTTGGCTGGAAGCGGCCTGGGAGGATAGGTAGTCGCTGATTAATAAAAGCAAAAGGGTCATACCAAAAGGTATGGCCCTTTTGCTTTTACTGATGAGGTACTATGTACCTCATCAGGCTAGCGTTCAGCCAATATTGTAGAGGTAACTCAATCGGTATTAGTAGAATAGAAGCGGTCCTGGTATGCAGAGAGCATAATTTATAGGAGCAAAGCAACACATAAATTATTGCGATAAGTAGTGAATTGATTTTTGAGGACCACAGAGACGAAAAAATGAATGAATCACTTAGGTCGACAATTAAAGATTTACGAAGTAAATCCTGTTAGTCGAGCAGAAACCTTTGTTAGCGTAAGATTTCTCGAAGAGAAATCCACAGCAACCGAACGGACGCATTTAAATGTAAGTGGGAACTGTAAGCAGAGCGACGCACAAACATGTGTGAATCTTTTAGTTCGCAGCGTAAAATTCTTCGAAGAAGAATTCACAGCTGACGAACAGATAGGGAAGAATATGGTATTTTAGGACTTGTATCACTATGTACCTCATCAGGTTAGCGTCCAGCCAATATTGTAGAGGTAACTCAATCGGTATTAGTACAATAGAAGCGGTACTGGTATGCAGAGAGCATAATTTATAGGAGCAAAGCAACACATAAATTATTGCGATAAGTAGTGAATTGATTTTTGAGGACCACAGAGGCGAAAAAATCAATGAATCACTTAGGTCGACAATTAAAGATTTACGAAGTAAATCCTGTTAGTCGAGCAGAAACCTTTGTTAGCGTAAGATTTTTCGAAGAGAAATCCACAACAATCGAACGGACGCATTTAAAGTGTAAGAGGGAACTGTAAGCAGAGAGACGCGCAAATTGTATTGCATCACTTTCTTGCGAAGCGAGTGAAACGAGGTGAAGTATGATAGGTAGTCGCAAAGGATGACGTACTAAAACTTATATCTATCTGCTGGTTGCTGAATTGATAAGAAAAATAGTGTATTAGTACATTGGTATTGTTATTTATTTAATCAGAAGTTCAATACAATTGCGATATTTTAGTTTATACGTGTTTTTGGTCCATTCATATATAGAATGATATAAAGTGTAAAAGTATCTCTTATAATTAAATTAAAGCTATATAGAGATTATGGTCATATTTTTAAATTTACATTTGACATTTACTGAATCTTTTGTTATTATATTCTAGTATCAAGTGTGACTTGATGTACATAGGGGTATAGCTCAATTGGTAGAGTAGCGGTCTCCAAAACCGTTGGTTGTGGGTTCAAGTCCTACTGCCCCTGCCACAATATAGAAAGCGGCCGTAAAGGTCGCTCATTCTATTGTTTAATAGAATTTTAATTGTTTAAATTAAAATTCCGCTTGCAATGAACACTAGGTTGTGGTATTATATTCGAGTGGCAAGTTATGACTCAGTAGCTCAGCTGGATAGAGCGTTTGACTACGAATCAAAAGGTCGGGAGTTCGAATCTCTCCTGGGTCACCATTTTTGCTCACATAATAGAATATTGATATGACTCAGTAGCTCAGCTGGATAGAGCGTTTGACTACGAATCAAAAGGTCGGGAGTTCGAATCTCTCCTGGGTCACCATTTAAACCACATGTATATGTGGTTTTTTTATTTATAGAAAAGGGCTTTACTGGGTAAATTATATATGATTTATCTATCGATTTATAGGAACTTTTTAGTAGGGAATTATCTATTCCTTCTTTTTTTATTCGTTATTCCTTAATTAGACAGATGTACCTGCAAAATGCACAAAATGAATTTCAGTTTGTTGATAAAAGATGATATAATATTATATATAAAATAACAAAATATCAAATAATTATGCAAGAAATACTTTTCAGAAATACCTGAAAAGTATTTCTTTAGAAAGAAGAGGATGTGTATGAGTCGGATTAAAGCTTTTTTACAATCTCCCTCTGCTGGTGGTATTTTATTACTAGTTTCTGCAGCATTAGCTATTGGAGTCGCTAATTCAGCGTATTCAGATCAGTATTTTCACTTTTTAAAATTTCCATTAGGTCCATTTGCCGTTGAAGCATGGGTTAATGATGTGCTTATGGCGATTTTCTTTTTGGGTGTCGGTCTGGAAATTAAGCATGAAATGATTAATGGTGAGCTTAATACCAATGCTAAGCGTATATTGCCTACAGTAGCTGCTTTTTGTGGCGTAATGGTGCCGGCAGTTATTTATTTTATATTTAATCATGGTAATCCTATGTACCATCGTGGCTGGGCAATACCAACCGCTACTGATATTGCATTTTCCATTGGTGTCGTATCTTTATTAGGTACGCGAGTCCCTGTAGCGATGAAAGTATTGTTGACAACTCTTGCTGTTGTTGATGATTTGATTGCTGTTGTCATTATAGCTGCTTTTTATACGGAAAGTTTACAGTTCTTATATATGGGGATGGCAGTTCTTATTTTTATACTTCTTATGATTTTAAATAAGCGAAATATATTCCATCCACTGCCTTATGTTGTGTTAGGGGTTGTGCTATGGTACTGTATTTTTAAATCTGGCTTACATGCTACTTTATCTGGTGTATTTTTAGCTATGACGATTCCGTATCGCGCACAATATAGCTCTGGTAAATGGATTTCTCCAGTGATGCAATGGAATTCAGCGCTTATTAAATGGATTACATTTTTAATCTTGCCGTTATTCGGTTTTATTAATGCAGGTGTCTCCTTTAGTGATTTTTCGTTTAATGATTTATTCCACCCAGTTGTACTCGGTGTTTCGTTAGCCTTATTTATTGGCAAACAAGTAGGGGTATTTAGTACAGTATATATTTTAGTAAAAACTAAATTAGTAGATATGCCTGTACATGCAACTTGGTCACATGTGTATGGAATTGCTGTATGTTGTGGGATTGGTTTTACTATGAGTTTGTTCGTTGATTTACTAGCATTTCCACCAAGTCATGCGCAAGAAATGGCAAAAGTAGGGATTTTCATTGGTTCTATATTCTCGGGGGTCATAGGTTATGTAGTGCTTCGTTATTTTACACCTGATGTATCAGAGTTAGAACGTAAAGATGATTAATACTTAGAATAATGCAAATTATTAAAAAAGACTCATCAATCAATTGATGAGTCTTTTTTAGGCTCTTTGTCAAATTTTGGGGCGCTAAAGAGATTATGCACTCTTGGAAAGGACATGCGACACAGTTGTTGCGTGTCCTTTTTTAGCATTAATGAATAAAATCCGGTTACGAAATCGTTCAAAGTTTTGTAAACCAAACGAACACCGCTTTAGTACTTTTATTTTGTTGTTACAACCTTCTGTAAAGCCATTGGAATAGGGTAATGTTAAGGCATTAATAATTTCGGTTCTCCAAAATGTAAATGTTTTTAAGAGTGATTGAAACTCAGGTAATTCAGAAGCCTCAACTAAGGATAGCCATTGATCAATGGCCCATTGAATATTTTCTTTATCTTTGAATTTTAAAACATGAGAAAAGGATTGTTTTAGTGTATAGGCACGATGTAATCGGGGCGAATAATGAAACATATCCATAAGCTTAGTGAACTCTTTGTCTGTTAATGATTCAAAGCGTTTAGTTAATACTCGTTTATTGGCTTTAAAGGTACGACTTACATTGCATAATAGATTTTGCTCTACTTTGCGTACCCGTTCTAAGGCAAAGGTAACTAGCCGTATTAAGTGAAATCTATCAACTACAATTTCAGCTTGAGGGAACCAAGTTTTCATAACCGAACGAAATTGAAGTGACATATCCATTGTGATGTATTTTACATTATTTCGTATATATCTAGGGAATTGAGCAAAGTATTTCGCTAGTTCCGTAGTATCTCGTTTAGGCAGAATATCTAGTATTTTATGCGTTTCTGGATCAGTAAGAATGACTTGGTATTTTTGACCAGCTGCATTGCCTTTGAATTCATCAATAGATAGTACAGGTGGTAGTGTTGAGGGGCGACTATAGTTAATTTCGTTAAAGACTCTTAGTACTTGGTTTACGCTTACATGGCAATGCTTAGCCACAGCTTTGTAAGATGTTACTTCAGAGAGTTGTTGACATATTACTTCACGAAGTCTTGGGGTTGTTCTAAGATAGCGAGAAGAAAACTCTGTTTTTTCATTGAAAGTGCGTCCGCACGTGCATATATAACGACGTTGACGATATAAGAGAAGAATGGTTTTTTCATTGGTTGTAGTATGCTGAATTTTTCGGTTAGTATAGCCTTTTATTCGTGTAGTTTGTGAATGGCAATTAGGGCATCTATGAGGACGTACAGGACTTTCTACGTAAAGTAAGTATTCTGAGCTAGTTTCACGCATATTTTTTATATATTCTGCTTTGATTCCGAGTAAATTTCCTATATAATTAAGTGTAGACATATTGAGTAAACATCCTTTCATAATGGTTTCGTCGCTTTTATTGTAACGGATTTTATTCAATATGTCTTTTTTTATATAAAAAAGTAGGCGCCAAGAGGACACGCAGTTTGCGTTTCTCTTTAGCGCCCCAAAATAAATTATAGAACCCTTTTTTAATTGTGTAAACCTTATTGCCAGCTTATTTTTATTTAAGGTATAATATTATCTGTAAGCTTATAATTTATAAATATAATTAACATAAAAATTGGTAGTTATAAGTTTGTTAAATGTTTTATATGTAAGGTAGTTTGTAAATAAAGAAGTAGAAGAGAGTGATTGTATGAGTCGAATTAAAGAAATTTTACAGGCCCCGGCAACGGGTGGGATTTTATTATTAGTGGTGTCAATTATAGCCGTTATTATAGCTAATTCAAGTTGGTCTGAAGGATATGAAGCATTTTTACATGCCATGATTGGCCCCTTATCAGTATCACACTGGGTTAATGATGCATTGATGGCTATTTTCTTTTTAGGGGTAGGCCTTGAAGTCAAGCACGAAATGTTAGAAGGCGAGCTCAATACACATGCCAAACGTTTTTTACCGACCATAGCGGCCTTAATGGGTGTTATTGCACCAGCCCTAGTATATTCCATTTTTAATTATAGTAGTTCCGAATTAGCAAGAGGCTGGGCTATTCCAACTGCTACTGATATTGCCTTTTCAATTGGTATCATTTCTTTGGTAGGTACGAGAGCTCCTCTAGCAGCTAAAGTTTTCTTAACTACTTTAGCAGTAGTTGATGATTTAATAGCTGTTATTATTATAGCGGCTGTTTATACAACGACCTTTAACTTTGCTTTTATGGGTGGTGCTCTTGCTTTATTTGTTCTCTTATTAATTTTAAATAAAAAGAATGTGGTGAATCCTTGGCCTTATATTATTTTGGGCGTTGGGCTTTGGTTCTGTATTTTTAAATCAGGATTACATGCTACTTTAGCTGGTGTGATTTTGGCTATGACTATTCCGTCTCGTGTATGGCAAGGTGAAAAAGAGATTTTGCCACTTAATCAATGGCATCATGCGCTTGCTATGTGGATTACATTTTTGATTGTACCTTTATTTGGTTTTGTGAATGCTGGTGTATCATTTGGTGATTTCCAAAGCAGTGATTTATTCCATCCGGTTGTATTAGGTATTGCCTTAGGATTATTCTTAGGTAAGCAAATTGGTATTTTTGGCATTATGTTTGTATTAGTAAAATCTAAGTTAGTGAAATTGCCAAATCAACTTACTTGGACCCATATGTATGGTGTAGCACTTTGTTGTGGCGTAGGTTTTACGATGAGTTTATTTGTAAATCTATTAGCATTGGCTCCTGGTCATATGCAAGAATTAGCTAAGGTAGGTATTTTCTTAGGTTCAATTGTATCTGGTCTATTAGGTTATATAGTTCTTCGATATGTGGCACCAGAACCTAGGGTTATTGAAACCGATGAATTCTATGAGTAATTGATAATGATATAAAGAAGTTGTTTAAAATGAAGGTAAGAGACTTTGTTTTAGACAACTTCTTTTTTAGTAGTTTTGAAAAAAGAATAAGTTGGTGGGAAAAGAGCTTAAATTAAGGGGTTAAAGTGGTGGTGAGGAGCTGTAAAAAGGGCTGAATTTTGACAAAAAGCCCAAAATAAGGTAAAATAAGGGTGCATTTAGATACGAGGTGGAAATATTGAGAAAACTTAGAATAGTAACAGTTCTCTTAACGTTTCTAGTGGCTTGTACATCTATCGTACTAGCCGATGTAGGACGCGGTGATCGCGGTAGTGAGGTACAGTTAGTACAGCGTTTGATGATAACGCAAGGGTACCTTATAGACCAAGCTGATGGTATTTTTGGTAATAATACTGAGTATGCGGTAAGTGCTTTTCAGAAGCAAATGGGCCTTACGGCTACAGGTCGAGTTGATGGCGATACCTTAGCAGCGATGAAGGAGAACAACAAACTATTTGCAGCAGCGCAACAGTCTCGCAATGTACGCAATAATGTGGAAGTTTCACGTTTTGGCGATCGAGGTCGTTCCGTGTCTGACTTGCAAATTCGTTTAGCTAGTAGTGGCTATTCACCAGGAGCCATTGATGGTATTTTTGGTGATGGTACGGCTAGTGCATTAAAGCGTTTTCAAAAGGCTAATGGATTAGCAGTAACGGGTGAAGTAGATAATAAGACAATGACATTATTGTCTAAGCAACCAGGAGTTCCTACAGAGTATAAGAAGACTCTTACGATGAACGCGACTGCTTACTCCGCCGATGATCCAGGGAATACAGCGTATACTGCTCGAGGCAATTTATTGCGACGTGGTTATGTATCAGTCGATCCAGATGTAATTCCTTTAGGTACGGCCTTGTATGTAGAAGGATATGGGTATGCTGTAGCCGATGATACAGGTGGTAGCATTATAGGGAATCGCATTGATTTAGCTATGGATTCTCATGGTGAGGCCATTCAATTTGGTCGACAAACGGTTACGGTGTATATATTAGAATAATGAGGATATAATTTTAGAGAAGAGTTAGTACTTTGTAATTGTTCAATTATTAACATCTAAAATGCAGCAAAAAGCCTTCGATAGCATCGAGGGCTTTTTGTGTTATGCGAACGTTCGATATATTTTAAAGTACAACGTATGGATTTTTCTGGGAAAAGTATATATTTAAAATCTATTTTGTGGTATTCTTAAAGAGAGAAAAGAGTTGTTAGCTGAGGCGACAACGTTATTTTTTTGTATAAGGAGGTATACAGTGGAAAAAGTGCGACGCGTCGAGCGCATGGTAGCGCTTACTAAACTGTTAGTGGATTCTCCGCAAGAATTGATATCTTTACGCTATTTTTGCGAATTCTTTGATATTGCTAAATCAACATTGAGCGAAGACTTGAGCAGTGTAAAAGCATCATTACAACATTTTTCATTAGGCACCATTGAAACAGTGGCTGGTGTAGCAGGCGGTGTTCGTTTTATTCCGTATCGCCAAGGTGAACGGGCCTTTGCCGTTCTTAAGGAAGTGCAACAACGTTTACAGGAACCTGACCGAGTTATTCCTGGAGGCTTTTTATATATGTCTGATATTTTATATGATTGGCATATTACGAGTCGTTTAGGGGAAATCTTTATGACTCGTTTTGCGGAACGTCAACCGGATTATATTATGACAGTAGAAACGAAGGGGATTCCTTTAGCTGTTATGGTAGCACGAGCTTTTAATAAACCTCTTGTAATTGCTCGCCGTGATAGTAAGGTAACAGAAGGGTCGTCGATTAGTATTAATTATGTAACGGGCTCATCGCGACGTATTCAAACTATGTCACTGACTAAACGTGCTATTCCACCTAAATCAAAAGTATTACTTATCGATGACTTTATGAAAGCTGGTGGAACGGCTAATGGTATGAAAGAATTGGTTACCGAGATGGGTGGCACTGTTGTAGGTACGGGTGTTTTAGTAGCAACGGCGACACCAGGCCCTAAAGTAGTCGGTGATTATGAAGCTTTATTAGTATTAAATGGAGTTGACGAAGTGACTCGCACAGTTGATATAGAACCTGTATATTGTAAGCCTGATGAGGAGGCCTAATGATGAAACATATAACATCTTTAATTTTAGCAGCGGGTAAGGGAACTCGCATGAAGTCCAAATTGCCAAAAGTATTGCATCCAGTAGCCGGTAAAGCTATGGTGGAACGTGTGTTAGATACAGTTAAAACGCTAGGTACAGAACGGAATATTGTCATCGTTGGTTTTGGTGGTGAAGCCGTACAAGCGTACTTAGGTGATCAAGCTGAGTTTGTGACACAACAGGAACAAAAAGGAACGGGGCATGCCGTAAAACAGGCGAAACCATTA
This window encodes:
- the purR gene encoding pur operon repressor, coding for MEKVRRVERMVALTKLLVDSPQELISLRYFCEFFDIAKSTLSEDLSSVKASLQHFSLGTIETVAGVAGGVRFIPYRQGERAFAVLKEVQQRLQEPDRVIPGGFLYMSDILYDWHITSRLGEIFMTRFAERQPDYIMTVETKGIPLAVMVARAFNKPLVIARRDSKVTEGSSISINYVTGSSRRIQTMSLTKRAIPPKSKVLLIDDFMKAGGTANGMKELVTEMGGTVVGTGVLVATATPGPKVVGDYEALLVLNGVDEVTRTVDIEPVYCKPDEEA
- a CDS encoding ISL3 family transposase; amino-acid sequence: MSTLNYIGNLLGIKAEYIKNMRETSSEYLLYVESPVRPHRCPNCHSQTTRIKGYTNRKIQHTTTNEKTILLLYRQRRYICTCGRTFNEKTEFSSRYLRTTPRLREVICQQLSEVTSYKAVAKHCHVSVNQVLRVFNEINYSRPSTLPPVLSIDEFKGNAAGQKYQVILTDPETHKILDILPKRDTTELAKYFAQFPRYIRNNVKYITMDMSLQFRSVMKTWFPQAEIVVDRFHLIRLVTFALERVRKVEQNLLCNVSRTFKANKRVLTKRFESLTDKEFTKLMDMFHYSPRLHRAYTLKQSFSHVLKFKDKENIQWAIDQWLSLVEASELPEFQSLLKTFTFWRTEIINALTLPYSNGFTEGCNNKIKVLKRCSFGLQNFERFRNRILFINAKKGHATTVSHVLSKSA
- the nhaA gene encoding Na+/H+ antiporter NhaA gives rise to the protein MSRIKAFLQSPSAGGILLLVSAALAIGVANSAYSDQYFHFLKFPLGPFAVEAWVNDVLMAIFFLGVGLEIKHEMINGELNTNAKRILPTVAAFCGVMVPAVIYFIFNHGNPMYHRGWAIPTATDIAFSIGVVSLLGTRVPVAMKVLLTTLAVVDDLIAVVIIAAFYTESLQFLYMGMAVLIFILLMILNKRNIFHPLPYVVLGVVLWYCIFKSGLHATLSGVFLAMTIPYRAQYSSGKWISPVMQWNSALIKWITFLILPLFGFINAGVSFSDFSFNDLFHPVVLGVSLALFIGKQVGVFSTVYILVKTKLVDMPVHATWSHVYGIAVCCGIGFTMSLFVDLLAFPPSHAQEMAKVGIFIGSIFSGVIGYVVLRYFTPDVSELERKDD
- a CDS encoding peptidoglycan-binding protein, coding for MEILRKLRIVTVLLTFLVACTSIVLADVGRGDRGSEVQLVQRLMITQGYLIDQADGIFGNNTEYAVSAFQKQMGLTATGRVDGDTLAAMKENNKLFAAAQQSRNVRNNVEVSRFGDRGRSVSDLQIRLASSGYSPGAIDGIFGDGTASALKRFQKANGLAVTGEVDNKTMTLLSKQPGVPTEYKKTLTMNATAYSADDPGNTAYTARGNLLRRGYVSVDPDVIPLGTALYVEGYGYAVADDTGGSIIGNRIDLAMDSHGEAIQFGRQTVTVYILE
- the nhaA gene encoding Na+/H+ antiporter NhaA, yielding MSRIKEILQAPATGGILLLVVSIIAVIIANSSWSEGYEAFLHAMIGPLSVSHWVNDALMAIFFLGVGLEVKHEMLEGELNTHAKRFLPTIAALMGVIAPALVYSIFNYSSSELARGWAIPTATDIAFSIGIISLVGTRAPLAAKVFLTTLAVVDDLIAVIIIAAVYTTTFNFAFMGGALALFVLLLILNKKNVVNPWPYIILGVGLWFCIFKSGLHATLAGVILAMTIPSRVWQGEKEILPLNQWHHALAMWITFLIVPLFGFVNAGVSFGDFQSSDLFHPVVLGIALGLFLGKQIGIFGIMFVLVKSKLVKLPNQLTWTHMYGVALCCGVGFTMSLFVNLLALAPGHMQELAKVGIFLGSIVSGLLGYIVLRYVAPEPRVIETDEFYE